One part of the Bacteroidia bacterium genome encodes these proteins:
- a CDS encoding glycosyltransferase family 4 protein produces MAYKILVLCSKFPYPPKDGGTRAMQAMIQGFHKAGHEVTVLTMNTPKHYVILRTLPEAVRMSAEFYAVDVDTNVKLTDMLANFLFSKQSYHVQRFNSRRFREELQKLLRSNKYDIVQLETLFMAPYIDTIREMNPKAFVSLRIHNIEHIIWQRRAENEDNPIKKLLFEVTSSRMKAYEELVYKSNAYDALIPITNVDLGKARELGAKEPFMFINTGVDLETIDRTEKEFEFPSIFYIGALDWGPNVEGLRWFLKYVWPLIQANYPEVKFYIAGRRMAPDFLKKPMENVVLMGEVDESEPFIKSHAVMVVPLLSGSGLRIKIVEAMAYGKAVVATRIASEGLGAFHGNQILIADDPRDFADCVSVLLEKRSFFDTIATHAKKFVESRFDNNKLTRRLLDFYGREIKNKRSAEANKKE; encoded by the coding sequence ATGGCTTATAAGATTTTGGTACTGTGCAGCAAGTTTCCCTATCCTCCCAAAGATGGAGGTACAAGAGCTATGCAAGCCATGATTCAGGGTTTTCACAAGGCCGGGCATGAGGTGACGGTACTTACCATGAATACGCCCAAGCATTATGTTATTTTGAGAACCCTGCCCGAGGCGGTTAGGATGTCAGCAGAATTCTATGCGGTTGATGTAGACACTAATGTGAAGCTGACAGATATGCTGGCCAACTTCCTTTTTAGCAAGCAATCCTATCATGTACAGCGTTTCAATTCCCGACGTTTTCGGGAAGAGTTACAAAAGCTGCTTCGCTCGAATAAATATGACATCGTCCAGTTGGAGACCTTGTTTATGGCTCCTTATATCGATACGATTCGTGAGATGAATCCCAAGGCATTTGTTTCACTCAGAATCCACAATATCGAGCACATCATTTGGCAGAGAAGAGCTGAAAATGAGGACAATCCTATTAAGAAATTGTTATTCGAAGTAACCTCCAGCCGGATGAAAGCTTATGAGGAGTTGGTATATAAAAGCAATGCCTATGATGCGCTGATTCCCATTACGAATGTGGATCTGGGGAAAGCCAGAGAGTTAGGAGCCAAAGAACCCTTTATGTTTATCAATACAGGGGTAGATTTGGAGACGATCGATCGGACAGAAAAAGAGTTTGAGTTTCCTTCTATTTTCTATATTGGAGCATTGGACTGGGGCCCAAATGTTGAAGGATTAAGGTGGTTTCTGAAATATGTATGGCCCTTAATTCAGGCAAATTATCCGGAGGTTAAATTTTATATAGCCGGTCGGAGAATGGCTCCTGATTTCCTGAAGAAACCCATGGAAAATGTTGTCCTGATGGGGGAAGTAGATGAATCAGAACCCTTTATCAAGTCTCATGCAGTCATGGTGGTCCCCTTACTTTCCGGGAGTGGGTTGAGGATCAAAATAGTCGAGGCCATGGCCTATGGAAAGGCAGTTGTGGCAACCCGAATCGCTTCTGAAGGTCTGGGAGCCTTTCATGGAAATCAAATTCTGATAGCTGATGACCCACGGGACTTTGCTGATTGTGTTTCTGTATTGCTGGAGAAAAGGAGCTTCTTTGATACCATTGCCACCCATGCCAAGAAGTTTGTAGAAAGCCGTTTTGACAACAACAAACTTACCCGGCGATTACTTGATTTCTACGGAAGGGAAATAAAAAACAAGCGATCAGCAGAGGCTAATAAAAAGGAGTAA
- a CDS encoding PQQ-dependent sugar dehydrogenase codes for MRDISLSLFNRPNRLKFRLFVIALFFSGAAFVPLFMPPPGLSTPEPIGAFLNGSLPDITPGGGEASWGVAPVYPNLTFRDPMAIVPSFWTNRIFVASRQGKIESFVDNPNVNTKTTVLDLTQKVGVVPDGGFMGMALHPDFGRPGNPNRRHFYVYYVAKGDNGDFGPTTCGAGCFSCFDNANWYGSYLRLSRFSVDENTLIADPNSEVIMFNIRQYNGTHRGGGMIFGNDNYLYVTIGDQARYEGSQNIVDNFEGGLVRLDINKLGGNTSHAPRRKMGVETGNPDEFSGVGYFIPNDNPWQSPNNTEFEEFYAIGLRNPFKIGADRQTGELWIGDVGQDSREEIDLVKKGGNYGWPVYEGNIGPASNWCSFGTTLGIGTYEPPVTDFLRTEMNSITGGHVYRGALFPSLQGKYICGGYAQKRIFAVEKNGTKTVLTSFTPGSMISIGLDTNSELIMGRQGFSSNLYKLTTTANNPPAPSLLSQTGAFKNLSTLEPSDGVIPYDMIESFWSDGASKQRWLAVPNDGSHDTPQEQIQFSEQGDWKLPQGAVLIKHFELFGKRLETRFEVLGTDDIHYFLTYKWNAQGTDASLLNGALDETVTGNGQSQVWHYPSQSECINCHQESAGSVLGLKTRYLNKDILYPKTGNTGNQLVTLSHLGILDETIVDSDLSTLLTASASSSSASLEKRARSYLDLNCSYCHRPGTGNRAAFDARLSTPLTQQNLINGSVVNTLGNSDARVIVPQSLPNSILYQRINSLADGVAMPPLAKGKIDVPGVQVVADWINSLVPADTRDLVRVGSATEITGGCYEITPKSANQIGAVWYPDSLDLNEDFNITFGLNLGDEDQGAEGVAFVLQNQGKNIIGTGGPGHGATGITPSVAISFDTHGQNEDEMFIWKNGDRRDFLANRTCLDEDCENVENDNSYSVEIDWNSTTQTLDVYFGGSLRRSYTGDLINDIFGGNPLIYVGLTAATNSGPRINSHKVCNFNLNSETNVSRTPFISDNFVEVYPNPASSRIRVSYKDGIKHIRGIRMLDMAGRTVRNYEDINAFEFEIRRYNLNSGMYILQVELDAGIVNKKILFD; via the coding sequence ATGAGAGATATTTCACTATCCTTATTTAACAGACCAAATAGACTAAAATTTAGACTTTTTGTCATAGCATTATTCTTTTCAGGAGCGGCCTTTGTTCCCTTATTTATGCCTCCTCCGGGTCTTTCAACCCCAGAACCCATAGGCGCATTTCTCAATGGCAGCCTTCCAGATATCACACCCGGCGGCGGAGAAGCTTCCTGGGGGGTTGCTCCTGTTTATCCCAATTTGACTTTCAGAGATCCTATGGCCATTGTGCCTTCCTTCTGGACCAATCGAATTTTTGTTGCTTCGCGACAGGGTAAAATTGAATCTTTTGTAGACAATCCGAATGTAAATACCAAAACAACCGTTCTGGATCTTACTCAAAAAGTAGGCGTCGTCCCTGATGGAGGTTTTATGGGAATGGCGCTCCACCCAGATTTTGGAAGGCCAGGAAATCCGAACAGAAGGCATTTTTATGTCTACTATGTAGCAAAAGGAGATAATGGAGATTTTGGACCTACAACCTGTGGTGCTGGATGTTTTAGCTGTTTCGACAATGCAAACTGGTATGGAAGCTATCTAAGACTTTCTCGTTTTTCCGTTGATGAAAACACCCTGATTGCCGACCCCAATTCTGAGGTAATCATGTTTAATATTCGTCAGTATAATGGTACCCATAGAGGAGGCGGAATGATTTTCGGAAATGATAATTACCTATATGTAACCATAGGGGACCAGGCACGCTATGAAGGGTCCCAAAACATCGTAGATAATTTCGAAGGTGGCCTGGTTCGCCTTGATATAAATAAGCTAGGAGGAAATACCAGCCATGCTCCTCGCAGGAAAATGGGGGTAGAGACAGGCAATCCAGATGAATTTTCAGGTGTCGGCTACTTCATTCCGAACGATAATCCATGGCAAAGTCCCAATAATACCGAGTTCGAAGAGTTTTATGCAATCGGCTTGAGAAATCCCTTTAAGATTGGAGCCGACAGACAGACCGGCGAATTGTGGATCGGAGATGTGGGACAGGACAGCAGAGAAGAGATAGACCTTGTGAAAAAGGGGGGTAATTATGGTTGGCCCGTTTACGAAGGCAATATCGGACCTGCCAGCAATTGGTGTAGCTTTGGTACTACGCTAGGAATAGGAACCTACGAACCCCCTGTAACCGATTTCCTCCGAACAGAAATGAATTCAATCACTGGAGGTCATGTATATCGTGGAGCTTTATTCCCCAGCCTCCAAGGGAAATATATATGCGGAGGCTATGCGCAAAAGAGAATTTTTGCTGTTGAGAAAAATGGGACAAAGACCGTTTTGACCAGTTTTACTCCGGGATCAATGATCAGCATTGGACTTGACACAAATAGTGAACTTATCATGGGGAGACAGGGATTTAGTTCTAATCTCTATAAGTTGACCACAACAGCAAACAATCCACCGGCTCCTTCTTTGCTTTCTCAGACGGGTGCTTTTAAAAACCTCAGTACGCTTGAGCCCTCTGATGGAGTGATTCCTTATGATATGATTGAATCTTTCTGGTCGGATGGTGCCTCCAAACAAAGATGGCTGGCAGTCCCCAATGATGGTAGCCATGATACCCCTCAAGAGCAAATCCAATTTAGTGAGCAAGGCGATTGGAAACTTCCTCAGGGAGCCGTTCTGATCAAACATTTTGAACTATTCGGCAAGCGTCTGGAGACCCGTTTTGAAGTACTGGGGACAGATGACATACATTATTTCCTTACTTATAAATGGAATGCACAAGGTACAGATGCCAGTTTACTTAATGGAGCCCTGGACGAAACCGTAACTGGAAATGGGCAGAGCCAGGTTTGGCATTATCCCAGTCAGAGTGAATGTATCAATTGTCACCAGGAAAGTGCAGGAAGTGTATTGGGCTTAAAAACCCGCTACCTAAACAAAGACATTCTTTATCCTAAAACTGGAAATACAGGTAATCAGTTAGTTACCCTGAGTCATTTGGGAATTTTGGATGAAACCATCGTTGATTCGGATCTCAGCACGCTTTTGACTGCTTCTGCCAGTAGCAGCTCAGCTTCGCTTGAGAAAAGAGCTCGATCCTACCTGGATCTGAACTGTTCTTATTGCCACAGACCAGGTACAGGAAACCGGGCAGCATTTGATGCTCGCTTGTCAACTCCTCTGACGCAACAAAACCTCATTAATGGTTCTGTTGTAAATACCCTGGGCAATAGTGATGCACGTGTGATTGTGCCTCAAAGCCTCCCAAATTCTATTCTCTACCAAAGAATCAACTCTCTCGCAGATGGAGTGGCTATGCCTCCCCTCGCAAAAGGCAAAATTGATGTGCCAGGAGTTCAGGTAGTAGCAGACTGGATCAATAGCCTCGTTCCGGCTGATACCCGTGATTTAGTACGTGTGGGTTCTGCAACAGAAATCACAGGTGGATGCTACGAAATCACTCCCAAAAGTGCTAATCAGATAGGAGCTGTATGGTATCCGGATTCTTTGGATTTGAATGAAGATTTCAACATTACCTTTGGATTAAATCTCGGAGATGAAGACCAGGGAGCAGAAGGAGTTGCTTTCGTACTGCAAAATCAAGGAAAAAATATCATCGGAACGGGTGGTCCTGGACATGGAGCTACGGGTATTACACCTTCAGTAGCTATTTCTTTCGATACACATGGACAAAACGAAGATGAAATGTTTATCTGGAAGAATGGAGATCGGAGAGACTTTCTGGCTAACAGAACCTGCCTGGATGAAGATTGTGAGAATGTAGAGAATGATAATTCCTACAGTGTGGAAATTGACTGGAATTCGACCACTCAAACCCTGGACGTTTACTTTGGAGGTTCTCTTAGAAGAAGTTATACCGGAGATCTGATCAATGATATTTTTGGAGGCAATCCGCTGATTTATGTAGGCTTAACTGCTGCTACCAATAGCGGGCCTCGTATCAATTCTCATAAAGTCTGTAATTTCAATTTGAATTCCGAAACAAATGTCAGCAGGACTCCCTTCATCAGCGACAACTTTGTAGAGGTATATCCCAATCCTGCCAGCTCGAGAATTCGCGTCAGCTATAAAGATGGAATCAAACACATACGCGGAATCCGCATGCTGGATATGGCAGGAAGAACTGTTCGAAACTACGAGGACATCAATGCATTTGAATTTGAAATCAGAAGGTATAATCTAAATTCAGGCATGTACATTCTTCAAGTAGAATTGGATGCGGGAATTGTAAATAAAAAGATCCTTTTCGATTAG
- a CDS encoding NosD domain-containing protein, translating to MNQNQFVKIVSLLLWPCFFLLFSGTNLFSPHTSLFAQGTVYVSPNGNDSNSGSQSSPLKTIRKAFERVQQSGTIEIAEGVYYEGELILRTGGTSSRHLTIKGAGPTKSIIKGSKVVNNWTSVGNSIWKISNWSTNSQQVFVNGEPYQQIGVQNGWHTNDYGGVPLLPPVGSGYGDLVTNSFYYNSSSDEMFIKVPSQMNPNDQLVELSTEDFVFSGESSYVTIRDLGFMHCNGTHTGARSKLVDLGPRNYIIENCRMTYGDFVNLNASGLNHTIRNNEILYAGDLGVDMNNGPFSDTRPAQNTLVENNRISYNNYRGFYAHWHTGGLKIIPAIRKVTIRNNLVEHNDGPGIWFDRPLGENIIEGNTVIGNLKGIFYEIGEPVTTVPYGAVICNNLVIGSIQQGIYVAASSDVTVQNNTVVNCWAGIVLHGMPRSFYSLKNNVVKNNIIHGGSVGDLILYKGDRTGNNQIDDNFYVTGVSAEGSTARSTIRVGVVTGNGYNINYRDLNSLANNEGLEQNGLHGDPIWEGMQTYQYLLGQGSPAEGNGINETQMCAENVVIGTFPVEFLSFDALPDYANNQVVLKWETASETNNDYFVIEKSVDGLAYTGIEEINSLGDSRNVQRYFAQDQMPEPGRSYYRIKQVDIDGSFTHSNRVEVNFDPVAQFDFFPYPNPVSVGESLKVRIVSEIDQSVDLGLYSIYGNKIDAFSASITAGTSTIEFNTSQLSKGLYYLLSSDQDFSKHAKMIELR from the coding sequence ATGAATCAGAATCAATTTGTAAAAATTGTTTCCTTGCTCTTGTGGCCTTGTTTTTTCTTACTATTTAGTGGTACAAATCTATTCTCTCCCCATACATCTTTATTTGCTCAAGGGACTGTATATGTAAGTCCCAATGGAAATGACTCAAACAGTGGGAGTCAGTCCAGTCCTCTTAAAACCATTCGGAAAGCATTCGAACGTGTCCAGCAAAGTGGCACGATAGAAATCGCCGAAGGGGTATATTATGAAGGAGAATTGATCCTAAGAACCGGAGGTACATCCTCAAGACATCTGACCATCAAGGGTGCAGGCCCCACCAAATCCATTATTAAAGGTTCGAAGGTTGTCAATAACTGGACTTCAGTAGGCAATTCAATTTGGAAAATCTCCAACTGGAGTACCAATTCTCAACAGGTATTTGTAAATGGAGAGCCCTATCAGCAGATCGGTGTTCAAAATGGATGGCATACAAACGATTATGGAGGGGTCCCCCTTCTGCCACCCGTTGGATCAGGATATGGGGATTTGGTTACCAATTCCTTCTATTACAATTCTTCTTCCGATGAGATGTTTATCAAAGTACCTTCTCAGATGAATCCCAATGATCAATTGGTAGAGTTGAGTACAGAAGATTTTGTCTTTAGTGGAGAGTCTTCCTATGTGACCATTAGAGACCTGGGCTTCATGCATTGTAATGGAACCCATACAGGGGCCAGAAGTAAACTGGTCGATTTAGGGCCTCGAAATTATATCATAGAAAATTGCCGAATGACCTACGGTGATTTCGTAAATCTTAACGCTAGTGGCTTGAATCATACCATCCGCAATAATGAGATCCTCTATGCAGGTGATTTGGGAGTGGATATGAACAATGGTCCCTTTAGCGATACCCGACCCGCTCAGAATACGCTGGTCGAAAACAATAGGATCAGCTATAACAACTATCGGGGATTTTATGCGCACTGGCATACAGGAGGATTGAAGATTATTCCTGCAATCAGAAAAGTGACGATTCGTAATAACCTGGTAGAACACAATGATGGTCCGGGAATATGGTTTGATAGACCTCTGGGTGAAAATATTATTGAAGGAAATACGGTCATTGGTAACCTGAAAGGAATCTTCTATGAGATTGGCGAACCGGTTACTACTGTGCCTTATGGGGCCGTAATTTGTAACAACCTGGTAATTGGAAGTATTCAGCAAGGGATATATGTAGCAGCTTCCAGTGATGTTACAGTTCAAAATAATACGGTGGTAAATTGTTGGGCGGGTATCGTTTTACATGGAATGCCACGTTCTTTTTACAGCTTGAAGAATAATGTAGTTAAAAATAATATCATCCATGGAGGGAGCGTTGGGGATCTTATCCTTTACAAGGGTGATAGAACAGGTAATAATCAGATTGATGATAACTTTTACGTGACAGGTGTCTCTGCTGAAGGAAGTACTGCCAGATCTACTATCCGAGTAGGAGTGGTGACTGGAAATGGGTACAATATCAATTACCGGGATCTGAATTCTCTGGCTAATAATGAAGGTCTGGAGCAAAACGGACTACATGGCGACCCTATATGGGAAGGTATGCAGACCTATCAGTATTTGCTTGGGCAAGGTAGCCCTGCAGAAGGAAATGGGATCAATGAGACTCAGATGTGTGCTGAGAATGTGGTTATCGGAACTTTCCCGGTAGAGTTTCTCAGCTTCGATGCTTTACCAGATTATGCAAATAATCAGGTTGTGCTAAAATGGGAGACTGCCAGTGAAACCAACAATGATTATTTCGTTATTGAAAAATCTGTTGATGGATTGGCCTATACAGGTATTGAGGAAATAAACTCTCTGGGAGATTCGAGAAATGTGCAGCGATATTTTGCACAAGACCAAATGCCAGAACCAGGAAGAAGTTATTACCGAATCAAGCAGGTGGATATAGATGGAAGTTTTACCCATTCGAATCGGGTAGAAGTAAATTTCGATCCTGTCGCTCAATTCGATTTTTTCCCATATCCTAATCCCGTTTCAGTAGGCGAAAGTCTGAAGGTCAGAATCGTTTCGGAGATAGACCAAAGTGTAGACCTGGGTTTATACTCGATCTATGGAAACAAGATCGATGCTTTCAGCGCATCGATAACCGCTGGGACTTCTACGATCGAATTTAATACCAGCCAACTTAGCAAAGGTTTATATTACCTGCTTTCTTCTGATCAGGACTTCTCCAAACATGCCAAAATGATAGAACTCCGTTGA
- a CDS encoding GDSL-type esterase/lipase family protein: MNILASSAKNVLASILVISFLLIFTSGYSQTKILLIGDSITEAWGESTPQRPTWRRNLDLLLTADGISFDFIGNKTNKFNNKVPTNNDYDWNHEAYWGQKVSYFLANGRMNAWINQPGYDFDIVLMHLGTNNAFDGDPVANTIADLGTLIDLLRTDNPNVTILIAQVIPSSSASRNANIMLLNAEIPVLAANKTNANSEVIVVDQFTGFDPNTDNYDGTHPDDSGVVKMAQKWYDALTNFVFDVSWGDINHVVEEQRLQLNWETLSERNNKGFTVQFKTLDEFEDLGFIQGNGDSESVNSYEFHSGILPEGNYIFRIQQEDFDGQVSYSPQFEVRVDRSLNLSSWAYPNPAKEQIYLEIPEDYRKQLQINFYNLQGSKVLERNFEEASGRERIEFPEGLAEGYYHIELKSSGKRESLLLRIE; encoded by the coding sequence ATGAATATTTTGGCGTCCTCAGCAAAGAACGTCCTTGCCTCAATTCTCGTCATTTCATTCCTCCTAATTTTTACTAGTGGTTATTCTCAAACCAAAATTCTGTTAATCGGAGATTCCATTACAGAAGCCTGGGGAGAAAGTACTCCTCAGCGACCTACCTGGCGCCGCAATCTGGACCTTTTGCTTACGGCAGATGGGATCAGTTTTGATTTTATTGGTAACAAAACCAATAAATTCAACAATAAAGTCCCAACAAATAATGATTACGACTGGAACCATGAAGCTTATTGGGGCCAGAAAGTCAGCTATTTCCTGGCTAACGGCAGGATGAACGCATGGATCAATCAACCGGGCTATGATTTCGATATCGTACTCATGCACCTGGGGACCAATAATGCCTTTGATGGAGATCCGGTAGCAAACACCATCGCTGATCTGGGTACCTTGATCGATTTGTTACGTACAGATAATCCTAATGTGACGATTCTAATCGCTCAGGTTATCCCAAGTAGTAGTGCCAGCCGAAATGCAAACATAATGCTGTTGAATGCAGAGATTCCTGTGCTAGCTGCTAATAAAACGAATGCAAATTCTGAAGTAATCGTTGTTGATCAGTTTACCGGCTTTGATCCTAATACTGATAATTATGACGGTACACATCCCGACGATTCAGGAGTGGTAAAGATGGCGCAGAAATGGTACGATGCCCTGACAAATTTTGTATTTGACGTAAGCTGGGGGGATATAAATCATGTAGTTGAGGAACAAAGATTACAGCTCAATTGGGAAACGCTTTCAGAGAGAAATAATAAAGGCTTTACCGTCCAATTCAAAACCCTGGATGAATTTGAAGACCTCGGATTCATTCAAGGAAATGGAGATTCAGAAAGTGTGAATAGCTATGAATTTCACAGCGGAATTCTTCCAGAAGGAAATTATATATTCCGCATACAGCAAGAAGATTTTGATGGCCAGGTCAGCTACAGCCCTCAATTTGAAGTTCGTGTTGACAGGAGCCTGAATCTTTCTTCCTGGGCATATCCCAATCCTGCGAAAGAACAGATCTATCTTGAGATTCCCGAAGATTATAGAAAACAGCTTCAAATCAATTTTTACAACCTACAGGGAAGTAAAGTACTGGAAAGAAATTTTGAAGAGGCTTCGGGAAGAGAGCGTATTGAATTTCCAGAGGGACTGGCTGAAGGATATTACCATATTGAATTGAAAAGCAGTGGTAAAAGAGAAAGCCTTCTGCTCAGAATTGAGTAA